Proteins encoded together in one Camelina sativa cultivar DH55 chromosome 9, Cs, whole genome shotgun sequence window:
- the LOC104710051 gene encoding lipid phosphate phosphatase epsilon 1, chloroplastic, with translation MTVKRFSSRDGGSSSNDGNKIFGAIEQESSIIGSSELRDELVGIEAILNRLSKWVVSALFGSIILLRHDGAALWAAIGSILNSALSLVLKRILNQERPFATLRSDPGMPSSHAQSISFISVFAVLSVMEWLGTSGVSLLLSGFILALGSYFIRLRVSQKLHTSSQVVVGAIVGSLFCILWYTTWNSLLREAFESSLLVQISVFLVAVTFALAFAVYVVLNWFKDDR, from the exons ATGACCGTTAAAAGATTCTCTAGCAGAGACGGAGGAAGCAGCAGTAATGACGGTAACAAAATTTTTGGGGCAATCGAGCAAGAATCTTCCATCATAGGTTCCTCGGAGCTTCGGGACGAGTTGGTTGGTATTGAAGCCATTCTTAATCGTCTG aGCAAATGGGTTGTGTCTGCTCTATTTGGTTCGATCATTCTTCTACGACATGATGGTGCAGCCTTGTGGGCAGCCATTGGATCAATTTTGAATTCCGCTCTCTCTCTAGTTCTGAAACGTATACTTAACCAAGAGAGGCCTTTTGCAACATTGCGATCTGATCCCGGGATGCCATCTTCTCACGCTCAGTCCATTTCTTTCATATCTGTCTTTGCTGTTTTATCCG TTATGGAATGGCTTGGAACCAGTGGAGTCTCTTTGTTACTTAGCGGCTTCATCCTCGCATTGGGTTCATACTTT ATACGTTTAAGGGTTTCACAGAAGCTACACACAAGCAGTCAAGTGGTGGTGGGTGCCATTGTGGGTTCTCTTTTCTGCATCTTGTGGTATACAACGTGGAACTCGCTTCTACGTGAAGCCTTTGAGTCATCTCTATTAGTTCAAATATCTGTATTTCTGGTTGCAGTTACATTTGCGCTCGCATTCGCAGTGTACGTTGTACTTAACTGGTTCAAAGACGACAGATAA